The SAR324 cluster bacterium genome has a segment encoding these proteins:
- a CDS encoding response regulator encodes MSDLTHVLIVNDSLSTGFLLKRLLTADPRFSPVTLVTDGVSAEKYVHEHDPDVILMDIRMPGQSGIETIRNIMAFKPVPILVVTATLGNNMSEVFQCFHYGALDAILPPRHPEFRNIHQLSLEKIGQIGADFIKKVWMIAGLKSRVGLSGLSRPEAMTPEKKTLFRSYRMIAVGASTGGPAALSILLQSFPAEFTVPIVIVQHMDFVFLQSLTKYLQGFSKLPVKLAENGHSLDGGTIYLAGQEKAHLQIQQGRFQYTTIPQSIHMPSVDVFFNSVAESYGPHAIGLLLTGMGNDGAAGLKHMQVCGGWTVAQDEKSSAIYGMPKAAVELNACRQVLPLTEIGPEILKLISS; translated from the coding sequence ACACTGGTAACCGATGGTGTTTCCGCTGAAAAATATGTCCATGAACACGATCCGGATGTGATTCTGATGGATATTCGCATGCCCGGACAGAGCGGTATTGAAACCATCCGTAATATCATGGCCTTCAAACCTGTTCCCATTCTTGTTGTAACCGCGACACTCGGCAATAATATGTCAGAGGTATTCCAGTGTTTTCACTATGGCGCCCTGGATGCGATTCTGCCGCCGAGACATCCTGAGTTCAGAAATATCCACCAATTGTCCCTGGAAAAAATAGGTCAGATTGGCGCGGATTTTATTAAAAAAGTCTGGATGATCGCGGGTCTGAAATCCCGAGTCGGCTTGAGTGGATTGTCCCGTCCTGAAGCCATGACTCCGGAGAAAAAAACGCTATTCCGGTCATACCGGATGATTGCCGTTGGTGCATCAACCGGAGGACCTGCGGCCTTGTCCATTCTGCTTCAGAGTTTCCCCGCAGAGTTCACAGTGCCGATCGTGATTGTACAGCATATGGATTTTGTCTTTTTGCAATCCTTGACCAAATATCTTCAGGGTTTTTCCAAACTACCGGTCAAGCTCGCGGAAAACGGTCATTCCCTGGACGGGGGCACGATTTATCTCGCAGGGCAGGAAAAGGCACATCTGCAAATTCAACAAGGGCGATTCCAATATACCACGATTCCACAGTCTATCCATATGCCGTCTGTGGATGTGTTTTTCAATTCAGTGGCTGAATCTTATGGTCCTCATGCCATCGGCCTGTTGCTCACAGGCATGGGAAATGATGGTGCCGCAGGATTAAAACACATGCAGGTTTGTGGCGGGTGGACTGTGGCTCAGGATGAAAAAAGCTCGGCGATTTATGGCATGCCCAAAGCGGCTGTGGAGTTAAACGCCTGTCGTCAGGTTCTTCCCTTGACAGAAATTGGTCCTGAAATTTTGAAACTTATTTCTTCATAA